The genomic stretch CGTCGCGTCAGCGGTGGCCGGGGAATTCAGCACGAGGCTGCGCACCGCCGCCCCGTCGATGCGCAACAGCGCCTGCGCCAGCACCCCGCCATAGGAGGTCGCGACGACGTTCCAGCGCTCCACCCCCAATGCACGGCGCAGCGCCGGCAGGTCGGCCGCGCTCTGGCCGCTGTCGAAATCCTCCAGCCGGTAGCCGGCGCGGCGCAAGGGCTCCAGGCAGGCGGTGGCGTCCTCCGCCGTCACGCCTCCGAACCAGTAGCGCAGCGGGTCGAGCCCCGGACAGCGCAGCGAGGGTTTCGACCGGCCGGCGCCGCGCTGATCGACCAGGATGACGTCGCGGCCGGCCCGCATCGGCGCCAGGATCGCGGCATTGCCGCGCAGATCGTCGCTGCCGCCCTGCCCCGGCCCGCCGCTGAGCAGCACCACCGGATCGGCGGCCGGCGCGCCGTTCAGCGCCGGCAGGATCGTCACGAACAGATCGACCGGCAGGCTGTCCTCCCGCTGCCAATCGGACGGCACGCGAAAGGACCGGCAGCGCGGCGCCGGCCCGGCCGGCAACGGACCGTCCGGGCAACGGGCCTCCGACAGCGCCGGAAGGGCCGGCGGGACGGGAGCGGCGGCCGGGACCGGCGCGGGAAGAGGGGCAGGGACGGAAGCCGGGACAGGAGCCGGGATGGCAGGCGGCGGCTCCACCGCCACGATCTGCGGCGGTGCCGGAGCCGGGGAAAAGGTCGGACCGGTCAGCCGGTCGATGCCGAGGCCGAGCAGCCCGCCGGCCAGCGCGCAGAGCGCCAGAAGGCCGGCGATGACGGCAGGACGCCGGCCGCCACGACTTTTCATCGGCGGAGCTATTCGGCGACGGTGGCGAAGAAGGCGGACTGGGCGACCACGCCGCCCTTGGCCTCCGCCTTCGCCAGCGCGCCGCGCAGGCTCGCCAGATAGGGGCCTGCCGGCTCCACTTCCTCCCGGTCGGCGGGGAACAGCGGTTCGCGGGTCACCAGCGCCAGGATCATCGCCGGGCCATAGGGCGGGGCGATGGTATAGACGCGGTCGCTCGCCGATTTCGCGATGCCCAGCGTCACCGGCCGGCCGGCCTCCAGCCGGTCGTCGCGGCGCAGCCGCATCGGCACCATGTGGATCGCGTTGCCTTCCATGTCGATGTAATCGACGGTCAGGTAACCCGAAGTCCCGGCGGTCACGGTGACCTCCAGCTTGTCACCCTTGCGGTAGACCATCGACGGCCGGTTGAAACCCAGCCCCAAGGCGCCGTTTCCCTGCGCCTCAGCCCGCGCCGGCAGTCCGGCGGCGCCCAGCGCCTCGCACAGCGGCCAGGGCCGCACGGCGACCTGCGCATCGACGTCGATGCCGGGCGGCAGGGCGGTGATCGCCGCCTTCAGCACCCTGGCATCGTCCTCCGTGCCGACATAGCCGCCGATCCGCAGCCCGTTCCCGGCCTCGGCCGTGCGGACGCCGGCGCAGGTGAAGCCGCCGGCGGCCGTCTCCACCGCCTTGCGCGCTTCGGCCGGCGTCAGGCGCGGGACCGGTGGAGCGGCGGGAAGGGCCGCCTGCTGGACCGGCGATTGCGGCTGCGGCTGAACTTGTGGCTGGGGCTGCGCCGGGGGCGGGCTTGGCGGGGTCACGGTCTGGACCGCCGGCGAGATCGGCAGCGGCGGCGTGGCCGGCTCGGCGGGCTGTATGGCGGGCTTGACCGGGTTGGGCGGCGCGGCCTCCACCTTCGCCGTTTCGACGGGAGCCGGCTTCTGCTGCTGTGCCGGCGTCGAGGCAGAGGTGCCGAGCGGCGCCGTCGTCATGCCCGTCGAGGGCGGCGGAGCGGACGCGGCGGCGGCCGGCGGCGCTGCCGTCGTTGCGGTCGTCGTCGTTGCGGTCGTCGCGGGGGTGGCGGCCTGCTTGGCGGGGGCGGTCGGCTGCGACTGCCCGAACAGCAGGAATCCTGCGATGCCGGCCGCCACCAGACCGCCGACACCACCGGCGATCAGACCGACCGGTGCCTTCTTCGTCTCACCGGGAGTCTTCCGGCCGGCATCCGCCGGCTCGCGCTTGACGGCCACCGTCGGCGTCACCACCGTCTTCGTCTCCTTTTCCGGCGTGGAGACCGGAAGGGAGGTGTGTTCGAAGGGCGTGATGTCGGCGGCGCGGCGGGTCAGGGCACCGACCAGCTCCGCCATCGTCCTGGCGCGGTTCTGCGGGTCCGGCTCCAGCATCGAACAGAGGACGCCGCGCAACGGCTCCTCCAGCGCCGACAGGTCTGGTACCGACATGCGCCGCTCGATCATCGCCTGCGGCGTGCGGCCCATGTCGAGCGGATGCCCCAGCGCCGCCGCGGCCAGCACCAGACCGGCGCTGTAGATGTCGGACTGCGGCCCGACCTGCCCGCCGAACAGACCGAACTGCTCGGGCGAGGCGAAGCCGTATTTGCCGGCGAAGCCGTCGCCGATGACGGTTCCCGCCCCGGCGGCGGTCTGCTTGGCGATGCCGAAATCGATGATCTTGGCGTTGGCGATGTCGCGGCCGGGCAGGATGACGTTGTCGGTCGACATGTCGCGGTGGATGATGCCGCGCTGGTGTGCCGCCGCCAGACCGGAGGCGATACGGTCGAGCAGGACGGCGACCGACGCCGCGTCCAGCGGGCCGGCCTGCAGCACCTCGTGCAGCGACGGGCCGTCGAGGAACTCCATCGACAGCAGGATCCGGCCGAATTCGTCGCGGAAGACGCCGTCGTAGGACACCACCGCCTCGTGCCGGATCTCCCGCAATGCCGCCGCCTCGCGCCGCAGC from Azospirillum sp. TSA2s encodes the following:
- a CDS encoding alpha/beta fold hydrolase, which produces MKSRGGRRPAVIAGLLALCALAGGLLGLGIDRLTGPTFSPAPAPPQIVAVEPPPAIPAPVPASVPAPLPAPVPAAAPVPPALPALSEARCPDGPLPAGPAPRCRSFRVPSDWQREDSLPVDLFVTILPALNGAPAADPVVLLSGGPGQGGSDDLRGNAAILAPMRAGRDVILVDQRGAGRSKPSLRCPGLDPLRYWFGGVTAEDATACLEPLRRAGYRLEDFDSGQSAADLPALRRALGVERWNVVATSYGGVLAQALLRIDGAAVRSLVLNSPATADATWLDLDRLTAIRQAHRRMVEDCAAQPDCARAFPRLGQAVERLAAALERRPLDLRLRHPVTGRETDLRLDWPMLAGVLALRLGSGDGMVAVPALLDRLDRIIGDPAAAGRVDDPAILSLVMPPPIWTVLDSLAYGLNLTVGCRENRPHIDAAAARRAAADLRPYVMAEAVETDYDAACPALGLRPVDASFYRQATSDVPALILTGAYDTFTAPARAEAMGRSLSRAALLSFRGLGHDVLGASLCGRTAAARFIETLAVGEAGACVERLLPPTFATRP
- a CDS encoding serine/threonine-protein kinase; translation: MAQPPDDNHEPTAILPAAGAGADTGTETGVDPQATRLTAPPATPVPSTPAPTSTASGVEASGDRAGVRAVPEPIGPGTLLSHTYRVEGLIARGGMGEVHRARHVDMDTWHAVKVIRPELAQDAKMVELLRREAAALREIRHEAVVSYDGVFRDEFGRILLSMEFLDGPSLHEVLQAGPLDAASVAVLLDRIASGLAAAHQRGIIHRDMSTDNVILPGRDIANAKIIDFGIAKQTAAGAGTVIGDGFAGKYGFASPEQFGLFGGQVGPQSDIYSAGLVLAAAALGHPLDMGRTPQAMIERRMSVPDLSALEEPLRGVLCSMLEPDPQNRARTMAELVGALTRRAADITPFEHTSLPVSTPEKETKTVVTPTVAVKREPADAGRKTPGETKKAPVGLIAGGVGGLVAAGIAGFLLFGQSQPTAPAKQAATPATTATTTTATTAAPPAAAASAPPPSTGMTTAPLGTSASTPAQQQKPAPVETAKVEAAPPNPVKPAIQPAEPATPPLPISPAVQTVTPPSPPPAQPQPQVQPQPQSPVQQAALPAAPPVPRLTPAEARKAVETAAGGFTCAGVRTAEAGNGLRIGGYVGTEDDARVLKAAITALPPGIDVDAQVAVRPWPLCEALGAAGLPARAEAQGNGALGLGFNRPSMVYRKGDKLEVTVTAGTSGYLTVDYIDMEGNAIHMVPMRLRRDDRLEAGRPVTLGIAKSASDRVYTIAPPYGPAMILALVTREPLFPADREEVEPAGPYLASLRGALAKAEAKGGVVAQSAFFATVAE